The following DNA comes from Winogradskyella sp. PG-2.
TTTTTATTTATGGAAGACTTGATTAACCTTCAAACGACTATCCAACAGATTTAGATGAGTCTGGCGGACATTTTGGGCCAACTCCTCATAATCCTGATGGTGAGTATCATTACCATATGATCAATGAAGTTTATGGTTCACTTGGTCGATATTTAATTTTTGCAGGACCTTATCAAGGCACACCAAATGCGATTAACTAAGACGATATTAATAATTGTAATTTTTCATTTTTTTAGTTGTCATAAGACTTCATATAATGAAAGTAATGACCTTGGAACATCTAAGACTGTAGAAAACATATTCGTTAAAAAAGAGTATTTAGAACTAAATCCATTAAACGGTCAATGGTTTTATGAAAATCAACCATTTAATGGATACTCGATTTTACGTCACAAAAATGATAGTTTAGCGCAGAAAACAGGTTTTTTTAATGGTAAAAGAGAAGGTGTATCCTTTGCATTTTATGAAAATGGTACTATTAAAAAAAAAGGCCTATTACAGTGATAATAAATTACATGGTTTAAAAACGAATTACTTTGAAAATGGTGATATCGTCTCAGAGTTTAACTATGTTAATGGTAAATCACATGGTATTCAAAAAACATGGTATAAAAATGGTCAATTAGCTAAGAAAAAGAACTTAAATAATAATATAGAAGAAGGCTTCCAACAGGCTTGGTTAGAAAATGGGGAACTATATGTTAATTACGAAGCTAAAAATGGACGAATTTTTGGAATGAGACTTGCAACTTCATGTTACAGTTTAGAGAATGAGACCTTGATAAAAACAAATTGACTTTATGAAATACACGGTTTTGATTTTAATAATATTACTAGTAAGTTGTAACAATAAAGAGTCTAGAAATAATAAGAAGACAATTGAGACGACTAGAGTAGAATATTTGCCTTATTATAATGACGAATCTTTTACGTCAAACTGGATAACTCCAGGGTCTAAAGAAGAGAAAAATTTTCATAAGATAAAGGACTATAGCCTTATCAATCAATTAGGTGACACAATTACGAAAGATGCATTTGAAAATAAAATTTTTAAGACTTCTTTTTTGCTAGCTGTCCTGGTATATGCCCTAAAATTATAGAAAATATGGTTAAACTTCAAGAAGAGTTTAAAGAGGATTCAGAAATTTTATTTTTATCTCATACCGTAACTCCGACAAGAGATTCTGTTCTGGTTTTAAAAAATTATGCAGAAATCTATGGTGTAATAGATGGAAAATGGCATTTAGTAACTGGCGATAAATTAGAGATTTATAATCTAGGACGTGACCAGTATTTTGTAGAGAATGATTTAGGTGTACCAAAAGATATTAATGATTTTCTACATACCGAAAATTTTTTATTGATAGATAAGAATAAACATATTAGA
Coding sequences within:
- a CDS encoding toxin-antitoxin system YwqK family antitoxin is translated as MVLLKKKAYYSDNKLHGLKTNYFENGDIVSEFNYVNGKSHGIQKTWYKNGQLAKKKNLNNNIEEGFQQAWLENGELYVNYEAKNGRIFGMRLATSCYSLENETLIKTN
- a CDS encoding SCO family protein encodes the protein MVKLQEEFKEDSEILFLSHTVTPTRDSVLVLKNYAEIYGVIDGKWHLVTGDKLEIYNLGRDQYFVENDLGVPKDINDFLHTENFLLIDKNKHIRGIYNGLNRASMAQLIVDVNALKIEK